The following coding sequences lie in one Vibrio sp. ED004 genomic window:
- a CDS encoding zinc ABC transporter substrate-binding protein produces MRIMTLFMSLLAVFMAPNALAKEYNIDSNKLTIGITLQPYYSYVKAVVGDKVNILPLVDAGFNPHNYLPQPNDLKRLSQMDAIVVNGIGHDDFALKVISAAQRDDLVVIEANKEVPLLPALGQSVGQGAVNPHTFVGLSTTIQKVYTIASEVSKLDPDNAAFYRKNARKYAKQFRFMKRDAMLSLGELDTSGMKVATTHNAYGYILQEFGVDVAAVIEPAHGVEPSASQLQETIEKIRASGIDVLFYELNMPNRFVDTIEAETGVQLYRFSHMTHGEYEDDKVEVEMKKNLETLIEAMKFAAANQAKSGNA; encoded by the coding sequence ATGCGAATTATGACTCTGTTCATGTCGTTATTAGCGGTGTTTATGGCACCCAATGCATTGGCAAAAGAATATAATATCGACAGCAACAAGCTGACGATTGGTATCACGCTTCAGCCTTACTACAGCTACGTGAAAGCCGTGGTAGGTGACAAAGTGAACATTCTTCCTTTGGTTGACGCAGGTTTCAACCCACATAACTACTTGCCACAGCCCAATGATTTAAAGCGATTGAGCCAAATGGATGCAATCGTAGTAAACGGTATTGGTCACGACGACTTCGCGCTTAAAGTGATTTCAGCCGCGCAACGTGATGACTTAGTCGTGATCGAAGCAAATAAAGAAGTGCCTCTACTTCCTGCTCTTGGTCAGTCTGTTGGTCAAGGTGCTGTTAATCCACATACCTTTGTGGGGCTTTCGACAACGATTCAAAAGGTTTACACCATCGCCAGTGAAGTGTCTAAGCTCGACCCAGACAACGCTGCGTTTTATCGTAAGAACGCACGTAAGTACGCTAAGCAATTCCGCTTTATGAAGCGTGATGCGATGTTGTCCTTAGGTGAGTTAGATACCTCAGGCATGAAGGTTGCGACTACACACAACGCTTATGGTTACATTCTTCAAGAGTTTGGTGTGGATGTCGCTGCAGTAATCGAGCCGGCACACGGTGTTGAACCAAGTGCTAGCCAGCTGCAAGAGACGATCGAGAAGATCCGCGCATCAGGCATTGATGTTCTGTTCTACGAGCTAAACATGCCAAACCGTTTTGTTGACACTATTGAAGCGGAAACAGGCGTTCAGCTTTACCGTTTCTCTCACATGACGCACGGCGAATACGAAGACGATAAAGTCGAAGTTGAGATGAAGAAGAACCTAGAAACATTAATTGAAGCCATGAAGTTTGCGGCGGCGAACCAAGCTAAAAGCGGGAACGCATAA
- a CDS encoding metal ABC transporter ATP-binding protein, translated as MLGPSISINKLGLQYDNNVILDDISLELKAGECHVIMGPNGGGKTSLLRSVLGLTPFSGQINIHWPEKPSIGYVPQKATFESSLPLTVMDFVLLNQTRIPLFWRRKSRQLDLALAQLDRVGMATRSDRRMGQLSGGEQQRVLFAQALLDNPSLLVLDEPTTGMDEQGVRYLESLIRECVHEGRTILAVHHDVTAVRRLEANVHVVNRFLVDSGPHEEVLHPSKIESLFQHYSSGSAMTKSKEVA; from the coding sequence ATGTTAGGTCCATCAATCTCAATTAATAAACTCGGCCTGCAATACGATAATAACGTGATTCTGGATGATATATCGCTCGAACTTAAAGCGGGCGAATGTCACGTGATCATGGGGCCAAACGGCGGTGGTAAAACTTCTTTGCTGCGCTCTGTACTTGGTCTTACGCCTTTCTCTGGTCAAATCAATATCCACTGGCCAGAAAAGCCGAGTATTGGTTACGTACCGCAAAAAGCGACCTTCGAGTCGAGCTTGCCTTTGACGGTAATGGACTTCGTACTGCTTAACCAAACACGAATCCCATTGTTTTGGCGTCGTAAATCTAGACAACTGGATCTTGCACTCGCACAGTTAGATCGTGTTGGTATGGCGACACGTAGCGACCGCCGTATGGGGCAGTTATCGGGTGGTGAGCAGCAACGCGTGCTATTTGCTCAAGCGCTATTAGATAACCCAAGTCTACTGGTGTTGGATGAACCAACCACGGGTATGGACGAGCAGGGTGTTCGTTACCTTGAATCTCTGATTCGTGAATGTGTTCATGAAGGCCGTACGATTCTTGCGGTACACCACGATGTCACGGCAGTGCGTCGACTTGAAGCGAACGTACATGTTGTGAATCGATTCTTGGTTGATAGTGGCCCACACGAAGAAGTCTTACACCCAAGTAAAATCGAGAGCCTATTCCAGCACTACAGCAGTGGCTCAGCCATGACCAAATCGAAGGAGGTTGCGTAA
- a CDS encoding metal ABC transporter permease: MDWLRQLAISGVEAGWLSDSFMYAFMVNALVAALLLGPLLGGLGTLVIAKRLAFFSEAVGHAALTGIAIGVLLGEPPENPIIGLFSFCMIFALLLHFVRNRTNVPYDTLVGVFLALALAAGAALLMYVARKINIHMLENVLFGSILTVTDQDLAILAGSCAIIILLLIPTFNRILLTCISPDIAKVRGYNTSFYDYLFVMMITLVTIAAVKIVGAVLVGALLLIPGATARLLTKRMGSFVLLSALLATIACLVGTVLPMELKLPVPSGASIIIVSATFFLAATLYRIVRKA, encoded by the coding sequence ATGGATTGGTTACGACAACTTGCCATTAGTGGTGTGGAAGCGGGCTGGTTATCAGACAGTTTCATGTATGCCTTCATGGTCAATGCTTTGGTTGCAGCGTTACTACTTGGCCCTCTGTTAGGTGGGCTTGGTACCTTGGTGATTGCCAAGCGTTTAGCTTTCTTCTCTGAGGCAGTTGGTCATGCAGCGTTAACCGGTATCGCTATTGGCGTTTTGCTTGGTGAGCCGCCAGAAAACCCAATCATTGGCCTGTTTAGTTTCTGTATGATCTTCGCTCTGCTTCTTCATTTTGTAAGAAATAGAACTAACGTACCATACGATACCTTAGTCGGTGTGTTTCTAGCATTAGCTCTAGCGGCCGGAGCGGCGTTGCTGATGTACGTTGCTCGTAAGATCAATATCCACATGCTTGAAAACGTACTGTTTGGCTCGATTCTTACGGTAACAGACCAAGACTTAGCGATTCTCGCAGGTAGCTGCGCGATCATCATCTTGCTATTGATACCGACGTTCAACCGCATTCTTCTGACTTGTATCAGCCCTGATATAGCGAAGGTACGTGGTTACAACACCAGCTTTTACGATTACTTGTTTGTCATGATGATCACCTTAGTGACAATTGCAGCCGTAAAGATCGTAGGTGCGGTTTTAGTTGGCGCGTTATTGCTGATTCCAGGTGCGACAGCTCGATTGCTGACTAAACGTATGGGAAGCTTTGTACTGCTTTCGGCATTACTCGCAACCATTGCGTGCTTGGTAGGCACAGTGCTCCCTATGGAGCTCAAACTGCCAGTGCCATCGGGCGCGTCAATCATCATCGTTTCTGCAACGTTTTTCCTAGCAGCAACGCTATACCGAATTGTAAGAAAGGCGTAA
- a CDS encoding ABC transporter substrate-binding protein, with protein MTYLMNRIASSVKATAQLSVLGSVLMAGSVMSLNVNAEDILTSTPVTYALATELTKGTDITTEYLPPKRYGIDRLPNWFGTKGASKVLQSGEKATVAVTLSSIWQADPTFVYARQGNIRLVEVDAAQAITPRAQGVAALTLSNGDVSKYAWLNPTNLTRMAAIVADDFKLLWPAQAETIDSNLQRVMLDVRELINKQQAVLLDNDVDSVLLLSESLEDFASGSQLFVEERMFKAELEWTDEDKAKLKAMFSEDDALWLVTAKKPSNLIKSLVPNERILVVDSVDRWGRAGINTKAPFARWEVQPFKG; from the coding sequence ATGACTTATTTAATGAATCGTATCGCTAGCTCAGTAAAAGCAACGGCTCAATTGAGTGTGCTTGGTAGTGTGTTAATGGCTGGTTCTGTGATGTCACTGAACGTGAATGCTGAAGACATTCTAACCAGTACACCAGTGACTTATGCATTGGCGACAGAGCTAACCAAAGGCACAGACATTACAACCGAATACTTGCCACCCAAGCGTTACGGTATTGACCGTTTGCCGAATTGGTTCGGTACCAAGGGCGCAAGTAAAGTGCTTCAATCGGGCGAAAAGGCGACCGTTGCGGTAACACTGTCATCGATCTGGCAAGCGGATCCTACCTTTGTATACGCAAGACAAGGCAATATCCGTTTGGTTGAGGTTGATGCCGCTCAAGCGATTACACCGCGAGCGCAGGGTGTTGCAGCACTTACATTGTCGAATGGTGATGTGTCTAAATACGCGTGGTTAAACCCTACCAACTTAACGCGTATGGCGGCGATTGTGGCTGACGACTTTAAGTTGTTGTGGCCTGCGCAAGCTGAAACGATTGATAGCAACTTACAACGTGTGATGTTGGATGTTCGTGAACTGATTAACAAGCAGCAGGCGGTATTGCTAGATAATGACGTAGATTCAGTATTGTTGCTTTCAGAAAGCTTGGAAGATTTCGCCTCTGGCAGCCAACTGTTTGTCGAAGAGCGTATGTTCAAAGCCGAACTGGAATGGACAGACGAAGACAAAGCCAAGCTAAAAGCGATGTTTTCGGAAGACGATGCTCTATGGTTAGTTACAGCGAAAAAGCCAAGCAACTTGATTAAATCATTGGTACCGAATGAGCGTATCTTGGTTGTGGATTCTGTTGATCGCTGGGGTAGAGCAGGAATCAACACCAAAGCGCCGTTTGCCCGTTGGGAAGTACAGCCCTTCAAAGGCTAA
- a CDS encoding DUF2986 domain-containing protein: MNRKKKINQILKKKQKQANSKLHSSNKPRYISKADRAKMEAEEQAKAAQEQAESSVEAAVEAEKTKTVE; the protein is encoded by the coding sequence ATGAACCGTAAGAAAAAAATCAATCAAATTCTAAAAAAGAAGCAGAAACAGGCGAATTCTAAACTGCATAGTAGCAACAAGCCTCGCTACATTTCTAAAGCTGACCGCGCAAAAATGGAAGCTGAAGAACAAGCGAAAGCAGCTCAAGAGCAAGCTGAAAGTTCAGTAGAAGCAGCTGTCGAAGCTGAAAAGACAAAAACTGTAGAATAA
- a CDS encoding GNAT family N-acetyltransferase gives MQAVETERLRLRMITPEDAAFIQRLYSSEDFLRYIGDKEISDTEKAVEYIENNILKMHEEKGVCLLMVEIKDASTPIGICGLIKRDTLESHDIGYGFIPEFYGQGFAQEAAEAIIEQAKQNADIDHLVAITTSDNIRSIALLTKLGFVFERVEDVISESVNLNLYGFSLGN, from the coding sequence ATGCAGGCAGTCGAGACCGAACGTTTACGATTAAGAATGATCACACCTGAAGATGCGGCGTTTATTCAACGATTATACAGCTCAGAAGATTTCCTGCGTTACATTGGTGATAAGGAAATCAGCGACACTGAAAAGGCTGTCGAGTACATCGAAAACAACATTCTTAAGATGCACGAAGAGAAAGGTGTCTGCTTGTTGATGGTTGAAATCAAGGATGCTTCAACGCCAATTGGTATCTGCGGACTAATAAAAAGAGACACCTTGGAGTCGCATGATATTGGTTACGGGTTTATTCCTGAGTTTTATGGTCAAGGCTTTGCCCAAGAAGCAGCAGAGGCGATAATTGAACAAGCTAAACAGAATGCTGACATCGATCATTTAGTTGCCATCACAACCTCTGATAACATTCGAAGTATCGCACTACTGACTAAGTTAGGCTTTGTGTTCGAGCGAGTTGAAGATGTGATAAGCGAAAGCGTTAATCTCAACTTGTACGGTTTCTCATTAGGTAATTAA
- a CDS encoding nitrous oxide-stimulated promoter family protein has translation MFQHNNILQGELATEYKTVIAMVHIYCKDHHGEVCQNNALCEECDQLLRYAETRLDRCPYGAAKPTCNKCPTHCYKPDPKEQMRLVMRYAGPRMLLKHPILAIRHLIHEKRKVPEKPLPNVSNRHIRMNKK, from the coding sequence ATGTTCCAACATAACAATATTCTACAAGGCGAGCTGGCAACGGAGTACAAAACCGTTATTGCGATGGTGCACATCTATTGCAAAGACCACCACGGTGAAGTTTGTCAGAATAACGCGTTATGTGAGGAGTGTGATCAACTGCTGCGTTATGCCGAAACACGGCTGGATCGATGCCCTTATGGCGCAGCAAAACCGACCTGTAATAAGTGTCCGACTCATTGCTATAAACCAGACCCGAAAGAGCAAATGCGTTTAGTAATGCGCTATGCCGGGCCAAGAATGCTACTTAAGCATCCGATATTAGCGATCAGGCATTTGATTCATGAGAAGCGAAAAGTGCCTGAAAAGCCGCTGCCGAACGTATCTAATCGTCATATCCGAATGAACAAGAAGTAA
- a CDS encoding MATE family efflux transporter, with protein MTTNINPNSSMNNKPESILPRIVKLGLPVALQSALVAILALADVLMVSDFGMEAAAAVGIASKWHFVAIMIMAGLASANGTLVAQYWGKNDRKSARTVSSIAMVFGLKVLLPVTAIITLGSQFLMMLQTSDQTVIELGATYLWYGFPVLLLTHIVVVVEASMRSSGDTVTPLLLGAVTIALNIALNFVLIKGAFGIPAMGVAGAALATTLARLIQVGLMYGYMRMRNHWLLTTPSSPHRPSLWLSYRRIALPLTMNAVLWAMGTMAYQMIFGHMGTTELAVFSMLAPFESLCYSIFFGISVACSVLLGHSLGRDEFDDAMSMGLTFIKAVVGFGAVVGLLLFMGKEHVLSWLNLTTDALYPLASPAMMIMCFAVVIRMLNMVIINGIIRAGGDNAFCLRMDFIAMWMVGIPVCVYGAFVAGWDFKYIYGLMLVEEVVKLAICSHRYLSRRWINNLTVTYEEPQAA; from the coding sequence ATGACAACTAACATCAACCCTAACTCATCTATGAATAACAAGCCAGAGAGCATCTTACCTCGTATCGTTAAACTTGGTTTGCCTGTTGCTTTGCAAAGCGCGCTGGTTGCTATTCTCGCCCTTGCTGACGTGTTAATGGTCAGTGACTTCGGCATGGAAGCAGCTGCCGCTGTGGGAATTGCATCAAAATGGCACTTCGTTGCTATTATGATTATGGCAGGGTTGGCCTCAGCAAACGGAACATTAGTCGCTCAATATTGGGGAAAGAACGACCGTAAAAGCGCACGTACAGTGTCATCCATCGCGATGGTATTTGGCTTAAAAGTTCTGCTACCTGTGACTGCAATCATCACTCTTGGTTCTCAGTTTTTGATGATGTTGCAAACCAGCGATCAAACCGTGATTGAACTTGGCGCGACTTACCTTTGGTATGGATTCCCTGTACTGCTGCTGACTCACATCGTGGTCGTGGTAGAAGCAAGCATGCGCTCATCAGGTGACACCGTAACACCACTATTGCTTGGTGCGGTGACGATTGCCCTCAACATCGCACTTAACTTCGTGCTCATCAAAGGTGCCTTCGGTATTCCAGCGATGGGCGTTGCGGGTGCGGCATTGGCGACAACTTTAGCTCGCTTGATTCAAGTGGGTTTGATGTATGGCTACATGCGTATGCGTAACCACTGGCTGTTAACGACACCGAGTTCACCGCATCGTCCGTCGCTTTGGTTATCTTACCGTCGTATTGCGCTGCCATTAACCATGAATGCCGTTTTATGGGCAATGGGTACCATGGCATACCAAATGATCTTTGGTCATATGGGCACAACGGAGCTCGCGGTATTCTCAATGCTCGCGCCTTTTGAGTCGCTGTGTTACTCGATATTCTTTGGTATCTCGGTTGCGTGTTCAGTGTTGCTTGGCCATTCATTAGGTCGAGATGAGTTTGATGACGCTATGAGTATGGGTCTGACGTTCATTAAAGCCGTGGTTGGTTTTGGTGCGGTTGTAGGCTTGCTATTGTTTATGGGTAAAGAGCATGTTCTATCATGGCTAAACCTGACCACAGACGCTTTATACCCGCTTGCTTCTCCAGCGATGATGATCATGTGCTTTGCGGTTGTGATTCGTATGCTCAACATGGTGATCATTAACGGTATCATTCGTGCTGGTGGTGATAACGCTTTCTGCCTTCGTATGGATTTCATCGCGATGTGGATGGTGGGCATTCCAGTATGTGTTTACGGCGCGTTTGTCGCTGGGTGGGACTTCAAATACATCTATGGTCTGATGTTAGTCGAAGAAGTGGTGAAACTGGCCATCTGTTCACACCGTTACTTGAGCCGACGCTGGATCAACAACCTAACGGTGACCTACGAAGAACCACAAGCGGCGTAA